One Candidatus Omnitrophota bacterium DNA window includes the following coding sequences:
- a CDS encoding SDR family oxidoreductase, translating into MKILVTGGAGFIGSHLCRRLLNDGNSLVCVDNFITGSKENIVELFNNPKFKLIEQDISNPLYLKEDIDWVLHLASLASPKYYLNYPIKTLKSGLLGTHNCLGIAKAKRAKFLLASTSEVYGDPKIHPQSESYWGNVNPIGVRSCYDESKRAAESLTFAYLRKHNIDTRTVRIFNTYGPRMQPDDGRVVSNFIVQALKGNDLTIYGKGNQTRSFCYVDDLVEGIVKFMQTDYKLPLNLGNSSEFTIKKLASLVLKLTGSKAQLKYLPLPEDDPKQRQPNIDKAKRILAWKPKVSLREGLEKTIAYFKTIT; encoded by the coding sequence ATGAAAATTTTAGTAACCGGTGGGGCAGGGTTCATTGGTTCGCATTTATGCCGAAGGCTGCTTAACGATGGTAATTCTTTGGTTTGTGTTGATAATTTTATTACTGGCTCAAAGGAAAATATAGTCGAGCTTTTTAATAATCCGAAGTTTAAATTAATTGAGCAGGATATTTCTAATCCGTTGTATTTAAAAGAAGATATTGATTGGGTGTTACATTTGGCATCTTTAGCTTCACCTAAATACTATCTTAATTACCCGATAAAGACACTTAAGTCCGGGCTTCTCGGCACTCATAATTGTTTGGGCATAGCTAAGGCCAAGCGCGCTAAGTTTCTTTTAGCTTCAACCTCAGAGGTCTACGGGGATCCTAAAATACATCCTCAGTCAGAAAGTTATTGGGGCAATGTTAATCCAATCGGCGTCCGCAGCTGTTATGATGAAAGTAAACGAGCCGCCGAAAGCTTAACTTTTGCCTATCTGCGCAAGCACAATATTGATACAAGAACAGTGCGCATTTTTAATACCTATGGGCCGCGGATGCAACCCGATGATGGCCGGGTAGTTTCTAATTTTATCGTTCAGGCCCTAAAAGGTAATGATTTAACGATTTACGGAAAGGGTAACCAGACTCGTTCTTTTTGCTATGTTGACGATTTAGTTGAAGGTATCGTAAAGTTCATGCAGACAGATTATAAGCTTCCTTTGAATTTAGGTAATTCTTCTGAGTTTACAATTAAAAAGCTAGCTAGTTTAGTCTTAAAGTTGACTGGTTCAAAGGCGCAGTTAAAATATTTACCGCTTCCTGAAGATGATCCTAAGCAGAGGCAACCGAATATAGATAAGGCAAAGAGGATACTGGCTTGGAAGCCCAAAGTCAGCTTAAGAGAGGGCTTAGAAAAAACAATAGCTTATTTTAAGACAATTACATAG
- a CDS encoding carbamoyltransferase encodes MNILGISAFYHDSAACLIQDGQIVSAVQEERFSRKKHDSSFPKNAINYCLENSGLTSKELDLVAFYDKPFIKFERILETYLAYAPRGISSFLKAMPLWIKQKLWIKDFIGSQLKYKGKIIFTEHHQSHAASAFFASPFSKAAFLTIDGVGEWATASYGVGKDNQIKILAEIHFPHSLGLLYSAFTYYLGFKVNSGEYKLMGLAPYGEPKYKELIFRELIDLKEDGSFKLNMNYFNYCFGLTMTNRRFHRLFGQEPRKPESKFSQEHMDLAASIQAVTEEVMLRMVNHLYQQTNQENLCLAGGVALNCVANGRILRESNFKNIWIQPAAGDAGGALGAALFAWYQCLGNKREVDRKKDFQQGSYLGPSFDRDCIEEYLKSNNVPYTFLNDDEIPEKVADLIAAGKVIGWFQGRMEFGPRALGNRSILGDARSAKMQEIINLKIKFREPFRSFAPSVTKEKASDYFELEVESPYMLLVAPVSQRVRKSITKEQESLSGLDQLQIERSEIPAVTHVDYSARVQTVEEEDNPLYYRLLRKMDQKYGCPVIINTSFNVRGEPIVCTPEDAYLCFMCTNMDYLIVGNYLLEKKEQKPLDKDITWLREFGLD; translated from the coding sequence ATGAATATTCTAGGAATTTCTGCCTTTTATCATGATAGTGCCGCCTGTCTCATCCAAGACGGGCAAATAGTTTCAGCTGTCCAAGAAGAAAGATTCAGCCGCAAAAAACATGATTCTTCCTTTCCTAAAAATGCCATTAATTACTGCCTAGAGAATAGTGGGCTTACTTCTAAGGAATTAGATTTAGTTGCTTTCTACGATAAACCTTTTATTAAATTTGAGCGTATTTTAGAAACCTACTTAGCCTATGCTCCGAGAGGGATTAGCTCTTTTTTAAAAGCAATGCCTTTATGGATAAAACAAAAGCTTTGGATAAAGGACTTTATCGGTAGTCAACTTAAATATAAAGGAAAAATTATTTTTACTGAACATCATCAGTCACATGCTGCTTCGGCATTTTTCGCTTCACCTTTTTCGAAAGCTGCTTTTTTAACCATTGATGGGGTAGGTGAGTGGGCTACGGCTAGTTATGGAGTTGGTAAAGATAACCAGATAAAGATTTTAGCTGAAATTCATTTCCCGCATTCTTTAGGATTACTTTATTCAGCTTTTACTTACTATCTTGGGTTTAAAGTTAATTCCGGAGAGTATAAACTTATGGGCTTAGCTCCCTATGGTGAGCCTAAATATAAGGAGTTGATATTTCGTGAATTGATCGATTTAAAGGAAGATGGTTCCTTTAAATTAAATATGAACTATTTTAACTATTGCTTTGGTTTGACTATGACTAACCGCCGTTTTCATAGGTTATTTGGCCAAGAGCCTCGTAAACCAGAGTCTAAATTTAGTCAAGAACATATGGATTTAGCAGCATCTATTCAGGCGGTAACTGAAGAGGTAATGTTACGCATGGTCAATCATCTATATCAACAGACTAATCAGGAAAATCTTTGTTTAGCCGGAGGTGTAGCTTTAAATTGTGTTGCTAACGGTCGAATTTTACGCGAAAGCAACTTTAAAAATATTTGGATCCAGCCGGCTGCCGGAGACGCCGGAGGCGCCTTGGGGGCAGCCTTGTTTGCCTGGTATCAATGTCTAGGAAATAAAAGAGAAGTTGATCGGAAAAAAGACTTTCAGCAAGGTTCTTATTTGGGGCCTAGCTTTGATAGGGATTGTATTGAAGAGTATTTAAAGAGCAATAATGTCCCTTACACTTTTTTGAATGATGATGAAATTCCCGAAAAAGTAGCTGATTTAATTGCCGCTGGTAAAGTAATCGGTTGGTTTCAAGGGAGAATGGAGTTTGGACCCCGGGCTTTGGGCAACCGCTCTATTCTTGGCGATGCTCGTTCAGCCAAGATGCAGGAGATAATAAACCTTAAAATAAAGTTTCGGGAGCCTTTTAGGTCTTTTGCGCCTTCAGTAACTAAAGAGAAGGCTTCTGATTACTTTGAGCTGGAAGTCGAAAGTCCCTATATGCTTTTGGTTGCTCCGGTTAGCCAGAGAGTTCGAAAATCAATAACTAAAGAGCAAGAGAGTCTTTCTGGTTTGGATCAATTGCAAATTGAGCGTTCAGAAATTCCGGCAGTTACTCATGTGGATTATTCAGCAAGGGTTCAGACCGTGGAAGAGGAGGATAATCCTTTGTATTACCGGTTATTAAGGAAAATGGATCAAAAGTATGGTTGTCCAGTTATCATTAATACTTCCTTTAATGTGCGTGGTGAGCCGATAGTTTGCACCCCCGAAGATGCCTATTTGTGTTTTATGTGTACTAATATGGACTATCTTATTGTCGGAAACTATTTGTTGGAGAAAAAAGAACAAAAGCCTTTAGATAAAGATATTACTTGGCTTAGAGAGTTTGGGTTGGACTAA
- a CDS encoding sulfate adenylyltransferase: MDGNSILAHGGCGLIDRFIPKLEREVFLDKISRLKVYNISNADLSIFYRIADGGLSPLEGPMARLEFNKVLADEYIERNGKPYAWTIPLAFAISKSEADNLEVGETVVVRNESQEIIGSLEISDIYPFDKTAYNKSVYGTERIDHPGPRIFSDDQRDYLLGGKILALPQKLHPEYGKYMLTPSETREIFKKKGWQKIVAFQTRNALHRAHEYALVHGAEELTREGFFTGVVLNPLVGATKSDDVPADIRMKTYEVLIENKLLGQGDKDSELWKSKGYDLGQQLMLIGLDMKMFYAGPKEAIMHAIYRQNYGFSNIIIGRKHADAPFDDGAPAWGDFDAQEKFSNLNGALIIEPIKVGFAAYFQELGRVGLVEESKGKGYKQILISGKELRKKLQNQEVVDERVMRKPVSEILAKYYSKR; encoded by the coding sequence ATGGATGGCAATAGTATTTTAGCTCATGGTGGTTGCGGCTTAATTGATCGATTTATTCCTAAATTAGAGAGAGAAGTTTTTCTCGATAAGATATCTAGATTAAAAGTTTATAATATTTCTAATGCTGATTTATCAATATTTTATCGAATTGCTGACGGTGGTCTATCTCCGCTTGAAGGTCCGATGGCTAGGCTTGAGTTCAATAAAGTTTTAGCTGATGAATATATAGAAAGAAATGGTAAGCCTTATGCCTGGACTATACCTTTAGCTTTTGCAATATCTAAGTCCGAGGCTGATAATTTAGAAGTTGGTGAGACAGTAGTAGTTAGGAATGAGTCTCAGGAAATAATTGGGTCTCTAGAGATATCTGATATTTATCCTTTTGACAAAACCGCTTACAATAAGTCAGTATATGGAACTGAACGCATTGATCATCCTGGTCCGCGTATATTTAGCGATGATCAGCGTGATTATCTTTTAGGCGGCAAGATTTTAGCCTTACCTCAGAAATTACATCCTGAATATGGAAAATACATGCTTACTCCTTCTGAAACCAGAGAAATATTTAAAAAGAAGGGCTGGCAAAAAATAGTTGCTTTTCAAACCAGGAATGCTTTACACCGGGCTCACGAATATGCCTTGGTCCACGGAGCTGAGGAACTTACTCGAGAAGGGTTTTTTACCGGAGTTGTTTTGAATCCTTTGGTTGGCGCTACTAAATCTGATGATGTTCCAGCGGACATAAGAATGAAAACTTATGAGGTTTTAATCGAGAATAAACTTCTAGGCCAGGGTGATAAGGATTCAGAACTTTGGAAGAGCAAGGGTTATGATTTAGGTCAGCAACTTATGCTGATTGGTCTGGATATGAAGATGTTTTATGCCGGACCAAAAGAAGCAATAATGCATGCTATCTATCGTCAGAACTATGGCTTTAGTAATATTATTATTGGTCGCAAGCACGCTGACGCTCCTTTCGATGATGGAGCTCCGGCTTGGGGTGATTTCGACGCCCAAGAGAAATTCTCCAACCTAAACGGAGCACTGATAATAGAGCCGATTAAGGTTGGATTTGCTGCTTACTTTCAAGAGTTAGGTCGAGTTGGTTTAGTTGAAGAGTCTAAAGGTAAAGGATATAAACAGATTTTAATTTCCGGAAAAGAATTAAGAAAAAAATTACAAAATCAAGAAGTAGTTGACGAGCGAGTAATGCGTAAACCAGTTTCTGAAATATTAGCTAAATATTATAGTAAGAGGTAA
- the cysC gene encoding adenylyl-sulfate kinase — protein MNQEQRKSTNITWHESGISKQDREKRNKHKGAVIWFTGLPSSGKSTVAVELQAMLFEKEHQVYLLDGDNVRHGLNSNLGFSPEDRQENIRRISEVAKLFSEAGTLAITAFISPYRKDRDKARSLMKQGDFIEVFVKADLAICEQRDPKGLYKKARSGEIKQFTGVSAPYEEPEQAEIVIDTGKLTKEEAAKSILNYLSQKGYI, from the coding sequence ATGAATCAAGAACAAAGAAAGAGCACAAATATTACATGGCATGAATCAGGGATATCTAAACAGGACAGAGAAAAGCGCAATAAGCACAAGGGGGCAGTTATTTGGTTTACGGGTTTACCTTCAAGCGGTAAATCTACAGTTGCTGTTGAGCTTCAGGCAATGCTTTTTGAGAAGGAACACCAGGTTTATCTTCTAGATGGTGACAATGTTCGCCACGGCTTAAATAGTAACTTGGGTTTTTCTCCGGAAGATCGCCAAGAAAATATTCGAAGAATTAGTGAGGTGGCAAAATTATTTTCTGAAGCCGGAACTTTAGCTATAACTGCTTTTATTTCTCCTTACAGAAAAGACAGAGATAAGGCCCGGAGCCTTATGAAGCAAGGTGATTTTATTGAAGTTTTTGTTAAGGCTGATCTTGCAATTTGCGAACAAAGAGACCCTAAGGGGCTTTATAAAAAGGCTCGCAGTGGTGAAATTAAGCAGTTTACCGGGGTTTCTGCTCCCTATGAAGAACCAGAGCAGGCTGAAATAGTTATTGATACTGGTAAGCTAACCAAGGAAGAAGCAGCAAAGAGCATTTTAAATTATTTATCTCAAAAAGGTTATATCTAA
- the cysC gene encoding adenylyl-sulfate kinase — protein MFRETKARSILKAITWRSAGTIATSIIVFIFTRKISLAFTVGFLEFVSKMAIYFFHERIWDKISFGRREAIPCVIWLTGLSAAGKKAIAENLYRILTAKSFNVERLDGEKIRAIFPKIGFTKSERDRHIKRVGLLASLLEKNKVIVIASFISPYQESRSFVRKMCNNFIEVYVDTPLEECEKRDPRGLYKKARQGLLKLFTGIDDPYEPPQNPEITLSTKDISPEEAAKKIIKYLEVNKFLS, from the coding sequence ATGTTTAGAGAGACAAAGGCACGTTCGATACTTAAGGCTATTACTTGGAGATCAGCCGGCACTATAGCCACATCAATCATTGTATTTATTTTTACAAGAAAAATAAGTTTAGCCTTTACGGTTGGTTTTTTGGAATTTGTTAGCAAGATGGCGATTTATTTTTTTCATGAACGAATTTGGGATAAAATTTCTTTTGGTCGTAGAGAGGCGATTCCTTGTGTGATTTGGTTAACCGGACTTTCTGCCGCAGGGAAAAAAGCCATTGCTGAGAATCTTTATCGGATACTTACGGCTAAGTCTTTTAATGTTGAACGCTTAGACGGTGAAAAAATCAGAGCAATATTTCCTAAGATCGGTTTTACTAAGTCTGAGAGAGATAGACATATCAAGCGAGTAGGGTTATTAGCTAGCTTGCTTGAGAAAAATAAAGTTATTGTTATAGCTTCTTTTATTTCACCTTATCAAGAATCAAGAAGTTTTGTGAGGAAAATGTGTAATAATTTTATTGAAGTATATGTTGATACACCGCTTGAGGAGTGTGAAAAGAGAGATCCTCGCGGTCTTTATAAAAAAGCAAGGCAGGGATTATTGAAACTTTTTACTGGTATTGATGATCCTTATGAGCCGCCTCAAAACCCCGAAATTACTCTTAGCACCAAAGATATTTCACCTGAGGAAGCAGCAAAGAAAATAATAAAATATTTAGAAGTTAATAAATTTTTAAGTTAA
- a CDS encoding MarR family EPS-associated transcriptional regulator: MEKIDKHTLKEDIFNVLRLLSSGDNLTQRDVSSYLDISLGKTNYLLKSLIKKNLIKAMNFSKNPGKLGKVRYILTKKGLEEKVHLMYHFLKKKEIEYNHIRNEWVELQDQLKNNGEKTEVNLENKNELFYQVKGEKSGAK, translated from the coding sequence ATGGAAAAGATAGATAAACACACCTTGAAAGAGGACATTTTCAATGTCCTTCGTCTTCTATCCTCAGGAGATAATTTGACTCAGAGAGATGTATCTTCTTATTTAGATATTTCTTTGGGTAAAACCAATTATCTTTTAAAATCCCTGATCAAAAAAAATCTGATAAAAGCGATGAACTTTTCCAAAAATCCCGGAAAGTTAGGAAAGGTAAGGTATATCCTCACTAAAAAAGGCCTAGAGGAAAAAGTGCACCTTATGTATCATTTTCTAAAGAAAAAAGAAATTGAATATAACCATATCCGAAATGAGTGGGTTGAACTTCAAGACCAACTAAAAAACAATGGCGAAAAAACAGAAGTTAATTTAGAAAATAAAAATGAGTTATTCTATCAAGTAAAAGGAGAAAAAAGTGGTGCAAAATAA
- the cysQ gene encoding 3'(2'),5'-bisphosphate nucleotidase CysQ, translated as MNFSDSQIEKILEIASLASQRVVEVYKSSDFEVNLKKDNSPLTLADRLAQEVIAAGLKEAFPEIPIISEEAKEIPFSQRSGWDSFWLVDPLDGTKEFIQKNGEFTVNIALIEKTIPVFGVVVLPAYDQLYFGLKSKGAFRQDKGGKSKPIRTRKPLLDKITVVRSRSHSSKEEDRMISSFTNPVVIHAGSSLKFCRVAEGQADLYLRSGPTMEWDTAAGQAIAEASGAVVANLDGTPFSYNKESLKNPGFICASNRTLLHNLLENSKL; from the coding sequence ATGAACTTTTCTGATTCTCAGATTGAAAAAATCCTCGAGATAGCCTCACTTGCCTCACAAAGAGTAGTAGAAGTATACAAATCTTCAGATTTCGAAGTTAATTTAAAAAAAGATAATAGCCCTTTAACTTTAGCTGACCGACTAGCTCAAGAAGTAATCGCCGCTGGTTTAAAAGAAGCTTTTCCTGAGATTCCGATTATTTCAGAAGAGGCTAAAGAAATACCTTTTTCTCAAAGAAGCGGTTGGGATAGTTTTTGGTTGGTTGATCCTTTGGACGGGACTAAAGAGTTTATCCAAAAAAACGGCGAGTTTACGGTTAATATTGCTTTAATTGAAAAAACCATTCCTGTTTTTGGGGTAGTTGTTCTACCGGCTTATGATCAACTATATTTTGGCTTAAAATCCAAAGGAGCTTTTAGGCAAGATAAGGGCGGTAAATCTAAACCAATCAGAACCAGGAAACCTTTGCTTGATAAAATAACCGTGGTTAGAAGCCGTTCGCATAGTAGCAAGGAAGAGGATAGAATGATTTCTTCATTTACTAATCCTGTTGTTATTCATGCTGGAAGTTCACTAAAATTTTGCCGAGTTGCCGAAGGCCAAGCTGATTTATATTTGCGTAGTGGTCCAACTATGGAGTGGGATACGGCTGCTGGACAAGCGATAGCTGAGGCTTCAGGAGCAGTTGTTGCTAACCTAGACGGGACTCCTTTTAGTTACAACAAGGAAAGCTTGAAAAACCCCGGATTTATCTGCGCCTCCAATAGGACCCTTTTACATAACCTATTGGAAAATAGTAAGTTATAG
- a CDS encoding B12-binding domain-containing radical SAM protein — protein sequence MLTKAKKFILIFPNPISEMPTGFAYLSSVLKEKGYEVKAIVNSFNNFLGWDDLAEATEVYQPTFVGFHLSTYRVPDVYKTIKRIKKPGLTVIAGGPHATSCPDEALDNGVDIVVRNEGEITLSELCDFWSGARGLSLESIKGISFKDPKGCVVHNPSREYIANLNDLPKLDFSCFDQERFRTSMGLLKGFHRIYCSRGCPAGCTFCDRAIFGQKIRYHPVDEVIREIKHRKDAHNIKSFVIADDTFTFNKKYVRDFCQSLKDNKLDIAWCCSTRANIVDSEMLSTMKEAGCYMVSYGIESGDSETLKRIRKGITLGQAHKAVDCSAELGFRIYVNLMTGFPWEDELAVVNNIKYIKRHFDQVHIYQVSGAIVPYPGTIIYETYKEQYGFKDWWLKEDYQNYGLQIHQNADNPYKHSTFYQRMLYDDTLIWEEVFFPYTRAYKKKVGTMAFLIGKRNLLSTSPGRIKRTMIYALSKISRLVYEFNSDLEKTIIPKIISALHFKSRFHDRGPLGYLYRKKAKSNTTN from the coding sequence ATGTTAACTAAAGCTAAGAAGTTCATTTTAATTTTTCCCAATCCGATTTCGGAAATGCCAACTGGTTTTGCCTACCTATCATCAGTTCTGAAAGAAAAAGGTTATGAGGTCAAAGCTATTGTTAATTCTTTTAATAATTTTTTGGGATGGGACGATTTGGCAGAGGCAACTGAGGTTTATCAACCAACCTTTGTCGGTTTTCACCTTTCTACTTATCGCGTCCCAGATGTTTATAAAACTATTAAACGAATTAAGAAACCAGGGTTAACTGTAATTGCTGGTGGTCCGCATGCTACTTCATGCCCTGATGAGGCACTCGATAATGGAGTAGATATTGTAGTCCGTAACGAAGGCGAGATAACCCTTTCAGAATTATGTGATTTTTGGAGCGGGGCTAGAGGCCTATCTTTAGAATCAATAAAAGGAATTAGTTTTAAAGATCCTAAAGGATGTGTAGTGCATAATCCTTCACGCGAGTATATAGCTAATCTCAACGACTTACCAAAATTGGATTTTAGTTGTTTTGATCAAGAGCGTTTTCGTACTTCCATGGGATTGCTAAAAGGTTTTCATCGTATTTATTGTTCAAGGGGTTGTCCGGCCGGCTGTACTTTTTGTGATCGGGCTATCTTTGGTCAAAAAATTAGGTATCATCCGGTCGATGAGGTAATTAGAGAGATTAAACATCGAAAAGACGCTCATAATATTAAGTCTTTTGTTATTGCTGATGATACCTTTACTTTTAATAAAAAATATGTCCGAGATTTCTGCCAGTCCTTAAAGGATAACAAGTTGGATATAGCTTGGTGTTGTTCAACTCGAGCCAATATCGTTGATTCTGAAATGTTATCAACGATGAAGGAAGCTGGTTGTTATATGGTTAGCTATGGGATTGAAAGTGGAGATTCTGAAACTTTAAAAAGAATTCGTAAAGGTATTACTTTGGGGCAAGCCCATAAGGCAGTTGATTGTTCAGCTGAATTAGGATTTCGTATTTATGTCAATCTGATGACTGGCTTTCCTTGGGAAGATGAATTGGCAGTTGTTAATAATATTAAATATATTAAAAGGCATTTTGATCAAGTTCATATTTATCAGGTTTCCGGTGCTATCGTACCTTATCCTGGCACTATAATTTATGAGACCTATAAAGAGCAATATGGTTTTAAAGATTGGTGGCTAAAAGAAGACTATCAAAACTACGGTTTACAGATTCATCAGAACGCCGATAATCCTTATAAACATAGCACTTTTTATCAACGTATGCTTTATGATGATACCTTAATTTGGGAAGAAGTTTTTTTCCCTTATACTAGAGCGTACAAGAAAAAAGTAGGTACTATGGCTTTTCTAATTGGAAAGCGTAATTTACTATCTACCTCTCCGGGGCGAATCAAAAGAACGATGATATATGCTTTGTCTAAGATTTCACGGTTAGTTTATGAGTTTAATTCTGATTTGGAAAAAACAATAATACCGAAGATTATTTCAGCCCTTCATTTTAAAAGTCGCTTTCATGACCGTGGTCCTTTAGGCTATCTTTATCGAAAAAAAGCTAAGAGCAACACGACTAATTAA
- a CDS encoding DUF5989 family protein yields MSKLTILKEFWSFIRLRKKWWLLPIVIILLLLGVLVVFTESSAVTPFIYTLF; encoded by the coding sequence ATGAGTAAGTTGACAATTTTAAAGGAGTTTTGGAGTTTTATAAGACTTCGTAAGAAGTGGTGGCTTCTGCCAATAGTTATTATCTTACTATTATTAGGGGTTTTAGTTGTTTTTACTGAAAGTTCAGCCGTGACGCCCTTTATTTATACCTTGTTTTAA
- a CDS encoding DegT/DnrJ/EryC1/StrS family aminotransferase produces the protein MKKNFNIPLLDLKKEYSFLKKEIDQNIKQCLKSQQWILGKAVSDFEAKAEDYLGTKHALGVASGTDALILSLKALALKIKGKEHFDKKDEIITTPFTFIATAESIVHSGATPVFVDIDSESYNIDPLKIKKAINKNTVGIIPVHLYGLAANMSEITKLAKSRGLFVVEDTAQSFGAKFNGKQAGSLGDCGAFSFFPSKNLGAFGDGGLIATNDSKLFSFLTILRNHGQTSQYRAAYIGYNSRLDSMQAAVLLAKLKHINKFNDLRRSVAQKYNNAFKDIKELKIPSESKACRHVYHLYTLRISAKRDKLLNYLNSKGIHSRIYYPVCLHKMKAFKRVKISGKLKVAESMATRILSLPIHPWLTDRQINYVISTTRRFFNK, from the coding sequence ATGAAGAAAAATTTTAATATACCACTCCTAGACTTAAAGAAAGAGTATTCTTTTTTAAAAAAAGAGATTGATCAGAATATTAAACAGTGCCTTAAGTCTCAGCAATGGATTTTAGGCAAGGCAGTTTCGGATTTTGAAGCTAAGGCCGAAGACTATTTAGGAACAAAGCATGCCCTTGGTGTTGCTTCAGGAACCGATGCTTTAATTTTATCTTTAAAGGCTTTGGCTTTAAAGATAAAAGGTAAGGAGCATTTCGATAAGAAAGACGAGATTATCACTACGCCTTTTACATTTATTGCTACTGCTGAAAGTATTGTACACTCAGGGGCCACGCCGGTATTTGTTGATATTGATTCGGAAAGTTACAATATTGATCCTTTAAAAATAAAAAAAGCGATTAATAAGAATACAGTAGGTATTATCCCGGTGCATTTATATGGTTTGGCAGCTAATATGAGCGAAATTACAAAATTAGCGAAAAGCCGTGGCTTATTTGTGGTTGAAGATACGGCTCAAAGTTTTGGTGCAAAGTTTAATGGCAAACAAGCAGGTTCTCTGGGCGATTGTGGAGCTTTTAGTTTTTTTCCTTCTAAAAATCTCGGTGCTTTTGGTGACGGTGGCTTGATTGCAACTAATGATAGCAAGTTGTTTTCTTTTTTAACTATCTTGCGCAATCACGGTCAAACTAGCCAGTATAGAGCTGCTTATATCGGCTATAACTCGCGCCTTGATTCAATGCAGGCAGCAGTACTTTTAGCTAAGTTAAAACATATTAATAAGTTTAATGATTTAAGAAGAAGTGTCGCTCAAAAATATAACAATGCTTTTAAAGATATTAAAGAGCTTAAAATTCCCAGTGAATCTAAGGCTTGTAGACATGTTTACCATCTTTATACCTTGAGAATTTCGGCAAAAAGAGATAAACTTCTTAACTACTTGAATTCCAAGGGTATACATTCACGAATTTATTATCCGGTTTGTCTTCATAAGATGAAGGCTTTTAAGAGGGTAAAGATAAGTGGTAAGCTTAAAGTTGCCGAAAGTATGGCTACTAGAATTTTGAGCCTTCCGATCCATCCTTGGCTAACTGACCGGCAAATAAACTATGTAATATCAACAACTAGAAGGTTTTTTAATAAATAA
- a CDS encoding NAD-dependent epimerase/dehydratase family protein, translating into MQNKKVLVTGAGGFIGSHLAKRLYEEGVFVRVVDIKWDDYMPDRYYSEKLTLDLRDLDSCLKATKDIEYVFNFAADMGGIGYIGTVGADIMHNSGLININMLQASVENKIERFMFSSSACIYPEYKQLDSKVTALKEEDAYPAQPDQFYGWEKLFSEILCEAYRKDYKLDTRVVRFHNIFGPYGTWDGGREKAPAALCRKIIMAENLGTIDIWGDGKQTRSFCYIDDCLEGVCRLMESDYIHPLNVGSDELVTIDELTDMVIRISGKKIMKEYDISKPQGVRGRNSDNTLIKKILGWAPSTRLEEGLKKTYPWIEQQILKKKQNKEMIR; encoded by the coding sequence GTGCAAAATAAAAAAGTCTTAGTAACCGGAGCTGGGGGGTTTATTGGATCTCATCTAGCTAAGCGTCTCTACGAAGAAGGTGTCTTTGTAAGAGTAGTTGATATTAAGTGGGATGATTATATGCCCGATAGGTATTATTCAGAAAAATTAACTTTGGATCTAAGGGATCTCGATAGTTGCCTTAAGGCCACTAAGGATATTGAGTATGTTTTTAATTTTGCGGCTGACATGGGTGGTATTGGCTATATCGGGACTGTTGGTGCTGATATTATGCATAATAGTGGTTTAATTAATATAAATATGCTTCAGGCTTCTGTAGAGAATAAGATTGAACGCTTCATGTTTAGTTCTTCAGCTTGTATTTATCCGGAATACAAACAACTCGATTCAAAAGTTACCGCTTTAAAGGAAGAAGACGCCTACCCGGCTCAACCTGATCAATTTTATGGCTGGGAGAAGTTATTTTCCGAGATACTTTGCGAAGCTTATCGTAAAGATTATAAACTGGATACGCGGGTTGTACGATTCCACAATATATTTGGCCCTTATGGAACTTGGGATGGTGGCAGAGAGAAGGCACCGGCTGCTTTGTGTCGAAAAATCATCATGGCTGAAAATTTGGGCACCATTGATATTTGGGGCGATGGTAAGCAAACGCGGTCTTTTTGCTATATTGATGATTGTTTAGAAGGTGTTTGCCGACTAATGGAATCAGATTATATACACCCTTTGAATGTTGGTTCTGATGAATTGGTTACCATTGATGAGTTAACTGATATGGTTATTAGAATTTCTGGTAAGAAGATTATGAAAGAATATGACATTTCAAAACCTCAAGGTGTTAGAGGGCGTAATTCCGACAACACCTTAATTAAAAAAATACTGGGTTGGGCTCCCTCAACTAGATTAGAAGAGGGTTTAAAAAAGACTTATCCGTGGATCGAACAGCAAATTCTAAAAAAGAAACAAAATAAGGAGATGATACGATAA